A stretch of Mycobacterium sp. ITM-2016-00316 DNA encodes these proteins:
- a CDS encoding DUF4349 domain-containing protein, translating into MIIGWLFRAMAGLVVVFALAACSAGSPPGPPGTAEDLTAGGGSAAETMPLTGPAPQDAPKAPPQVQRDVVKTATISVTADDPPAAADRASALATEAGGRVDGRTEYGGSALDRARITLTLRVPADKLDGVIDGLKGLGKVESLDMQAEDVTSQRVDLDARIKALQTSVDRLLAIMRDARDPSALIEAESALSQRQADLDSLRAQRAALGEQISYSTVTVDLVAGATGGPAPEEYRGFLGQMERGWDALVDTGSNLLLLVGLLLPWVGAAVVGLALLFGLYRLVRARR; encoded by the coding sequence ATGATCATCGGGTGGCTGTTCCGGGCCATGGCGGGCCTCGTCGTGGTGTTCGCCCTTGCGGCCTGCTCGGCCGGATCCCCACCCGGTCCACCGGGAACGGCCGAGGATCTCACGGCCGGTGGTGGCTCCGCCGCGGAGACCATGCCGCTCACCGGCCCGGCACCGCAGGATGCGCCGAAGGCGCCGCCGCAGGTGCAACGCGACGTCGTCAAGACGGCCACCATCTCGGTCACCGCCGACGACCCGCCGGCCGCGGCGGACCGCGCGTCGGCGCTCGCGACCGAAGCCGGTGGGCGGGTGGACGGTCGCACGGAGTACGGCGGGTCGGCACTGGACCGGGCCCGGATCACCCTCACCCTGCGGGTGCCCGCCGACAAGCTCGACGGTGTCATCGACGGCCTGAAAGGTCTGGGCAAGGTCGAGTCGTTGGACATGCAGGCCGAGGACGTCACCAGCCAGCGCGTCGACCTGGATGCCCGCATCAAGGCGCTGCAGACCTCGGTGGACCGCCTGCTGGCGATCATGCGCGATGCCCGTGACCCGTCGGCGCTGATCGAGGCGGAAAGCGCCCTGTCGCAGCGCCAGGCGGATCTGGACAGCCTGCGCGCGCAACGCGCCGCGCTGGGGGAGCAGATCAGCTACAGCACGGTCACCGTCGACCTGGTCGCCGGTGCGACCGGCGGTCCGGCACCCGAGGAATACCGGGGCTTCCTCGGCCAGATGGAACGCGGCTGGGATGCGCTGGTCGACACCGGGTCGAACCTGTTGCTGCTCGTCGGTCTGCTGCTGCCCTGGGTCGGCGCCGCGGTGGTGGGGCTTGCCCTGCTGTTCGGTCTGTACCGGCTGGTGCGCGCGCGCCGTTAA
- a CDS encoding quinone oxidoreductase — protein sequence MHAIEVAQTGGPEVLNYVEKDAPSPGPGEVLIKAEAIGVNFIDTYFRSGQYPRELPFVSGSEVCGTVAAVGEDVAALTVGDRVVTANAVGAYADFSVAPADYVAYVPDGVAPDAVASALLKGMTAHYLLKSVYAVQSNDTILVHAGAGGVGLILTQWATSMGTRVITTASTPEKAELSRQAGAVEVLEYPEDAEEFGATVKRLSNGGVAAVYDGVGASTFEASLASLAVRGTLALFGAASGPVPAFDPQRLNTAGSVFLTRPSLGAYTRTADEFAWRAGEVINAIADGSITITVSERYPLAEAARAHTDLQGRRTVGSVVLVP from the coding sequence ATGCATGCCATCGAAGTTGCCCAGACCGGCGGACCCGAGGTCCTGAACTACGTCGAGAAGGATGCGCCGTCGCCCGGCCCCGGTGAGGTGCTGATCAAGGCCGAGGCTATCGGCGTGAACTTCATCGACACCTACTTCCGCTCGGGGCAGTACCCGCGCGAACTGCCGTTCGTCTCGGGCAGCGAGGTGTGCGGCACCGTCGCCGCCGTGGGTGAGGATGTCGCGGCGCTGACCGTCGGGGACCGGGTGGTCACCGCCAACGCCGTCGGCGCGTACGCCGATTTCTCCGTCGCCCCAGCCGATTACGTCGCCTACGTGCCAGACGGGGTTGCCCCGGACGCGGTGGCATCGGCGCTGCTGAAGGGGATGACGGCGCATTACCTGCTGAAGTCCGTGTACGCCGTGCAGTCCAACGACACGATTCTGGTGCACGCAGGTGCCGGAGGGGTGGGTCTGATCCTGACCCAGTGGGCCACCAGCATGGGGACCCGGGTGATCACCACCGCGTCCACCCCGGAGAAGGCCGAACTGTCCCGGCAGGCCGGTGCGGTCGAGGTGCTGGAGTACCCGGAGGACGCCGAGGAGTTCGGCGCCACCGTCAAACGGCTGAGCAACGGCGGGGTCGCCGCGGTGTACGACGGGGTGGGAGCCTCCACCTTCGAGGCCAGCCTGGCCAGCCTCGCGGTGCGCGGCACGCTTGCCCTGTTCGGCGCCGCCAGCGGGCCGGTGCCCGCGTTCGATCCGCAGCGGCTCAATACGGCGGGGTCGGTGTTCCTGACCCGGCCCAGCCTGGGCGCCTACACCCGCACCGCCGACGAGTTCGCTTGGCGGGCAGGCGAAGTGATCAATGCCATCGCCGACGGGTCGATCACCATCACGGTCAGCGAGCGTTACCCGCTGGCCGAGGCCGCGCGGGCGCACACCGATCTGCAGGGCCGCCGGACCGTCGGCTCCGTCGTGCTGGTGCCTTAA
- a CDS encoding RimK family alpha-L-glutamate ligase: MKLARPDVFHPRIVFASCAALPEGDSDDEGLVEALRTRGLPVSWKSWDDPATLEADLVVLRATWDYSERLDEFLAWTRAVRNLLNPPDVVAWSTDKHYLLDLAQDGLPIVPTRYYAVGDTVRAPQCEVVVKPAVGAGSVGAQRFVDPRAAVAHAQALQADDRAVLVQPYDPRISGGETALVFLNGEPSHAFTKGPILPPAGRGPEFEQTGTFAAEKLGAADPADEVWEVGHAAVAAATTRFGIPARDLLYARVDVIGGADDPRLLELELVEPSLGFRQLGATDKRRAEREYALGVEAALIRLGLGPLSHRGA; encoded by the coding sequence GTGAAGCTGGCCCGCCCCGACGTGTTCCATCCCCGCATCGTGTTCGCCAGTTGCGCGGCACTTCCCGAAGGCGACAGCGATGACGAGGGCCTGGTCGAGGCCCTGCGCACGCGCGGCCTGCCGGTCAGCTGGAAGTCCTGGGACGACCCGGCCACCCTGGAGGCCGACCTGGTGGTGTTGCGCGCCACGTGGGACTACAGCGAGCGTCTCGACGAGTTCCTGGCCTGGACGCGAGCGGTGCGCAACCTGCTGAATCCGCCGGACGTGGTGGCATGGAGCACCGATAAGCACTATCTGCTGGATCTGGCGCAGGACGGTCTGCCGATCGTGCCCACCCGGTACTACGCGGTCGGCGATACGGTGCGGGCGCCCCAGTGCGAGGTGGTGGTCAAACCCGCCGTCGGCGCCGGATCGGTGGGCGCGCAACGGTTCGTCGACCCCCGTGCGGCGGTGGCCCACGCGCAAGCGCTGCAGGCCGACGACCGCGCGGTGTTGGTGCAGCCCTATGACCCGCGGATCTCCGGCGGGGAGACCGCGCTGGTGTTCCTCAACGGTGAACCCTCCCACGCCTTCACCAAGGGTCCGATCCTGCCGCCGGCCGGGCGCGGACCGGAGTTCGAGCAGACCGGGACGTTCGCCGCCGAGAAACTCGGCGCCGCCGACCCCGCCGACGAGGTGTGGGAGGTCGGTCACGCCGCGGTGGCCGCGGCGACGACACGGTTCGGCATCCCGGCACGCGATCTGCTCTACGCGCGCGTCGACGTCATCGGCGGGGCCGATGACCCGCGGCTGCTGGAATTGGAACTCGTCGAACCGTCGCTGGGGTTCCGCCAGCTCGGCGCGACCGATAAGCGGCGCGCCGAACGTGAGTACGCGCTCGGCGTGGAAGCGGCCCTGATCCGGCTGGGGCTCGGCCCGCTGTCACACCGCGGGGCGTGA
- a CDS encoding MmcQ/YjbR family DNA-binding protein, with protein sequence MIAVLDADDVQRIALSLPETREKERWGHPTFDVAGKMFLTVPDDQTSIAVRCPRFDREELIAAEPHKFWVPPHEAPSAWVRVRLDALEDARELHDILLDSWRQAAPSRLTDLEDS encoded by the coding sequence GTGATCGCAGTGCTCGATGCCGATGATGTCCAGCGCATCGCACTGTCGCTACCCGAGACCAGGGAGAAGGAGCGCTGGGGGCATCCGACCTTCGACGTGGCGGGCAAGATGTTCCTCACTGTGCCCGACGACCAGACGTCGATTGCGGTGCGCTGCCCGAGATTTGATCGCGAGGAGCTGATCGCCGCCGAGCCGCACAAGTTCTGGGTGCCCCCACACGAAGCGCCATCGGCGTGGGTGCGGGTTCGGCTCGACGCCCTGGAAGACGCGCGGGAACTGCACGACATTCTGCTGGACTCCTGGCGGCAGGCGGCCCCGAGCAGGCTCACCGACCTCGAGGACTCCTGA
- a CDS encoding ABC transporter ATP-binding protein has translation MASVTFSKVGKSFGSASVVSDLDLELADGSMTVLVGPSGCGKTTSLRMLAGLEAVSAGTIRIGDRDVTALEPKDRDIAMVFQNYALYPHLSVRENIAFPLRAKKIPRTEALRRADEIAESLGLGALVERKPKDLSGGQQQRVAIGRAIIREPAVFLFDEPLSNLDAKLRVETRTELLRLQRRLGITSLYVTHDQEEAMTLSDRIVVMREGRIAQAGPPEEVYRRPADTFVATFVGSPKMNLIDGAVTGGELRTESGVRITVGGPDAGAVTIGVRADDLILTPSPDGATVVELVELLGPRAIITVRSADQQLTSVVEAAALSDVTVGATVELSARDVHRFDVRTGVRLVDPV, from the coding sequence ATGGCATCGGTCACTTTCTCCAAGGTCGGCAAATCGTTCGGGTCGGCCAGCGTGGTGTCGGACCTGGACCTGGAACTCGCCGACGGCAGCATGACGGTGCTGGTCGGACCGTCCGGCTGCGGTAAGACCACCTCGCTACGCATGCTGGCCGGGCTCGAAGCGGTCAGCGCCGGCACCATCCGGATCGGTGATCGCGATGTGACCGCGCTGGAACCCAAGGACCGCGATATCGCGATGGTGTTCCAGAACTACGCGCTCTATCCGCATCTTTCGGTGCGGGAGAACATCGCCTTTCCGTTGCGGGCCAAGAAGATTCCCCGCACCGAGGCACTCCGGCGGGCCGACGAGATCGCCGAATCGCTGGGCCTGGGCGCGCTCGTCGAACGCAAGCCCAAGGATCTCTCCGGCGGGCAGCAGCAGCGGGTGGCGATCGGACGGGCCATCATCCGCGAACCCGCGGTCTTCCTCTTCGATGAACCGCTGAGCAACCTGGACGCCAAGTTGCGCGTCGAGACCCGTACCGAACTCCTGCGGCTGCAACGCCGACTGGGCATCACCTCGCTCTATGTCACCCACGACCAGGAAGAGGCGATGACGCTGTCGGACCGGATCGTGGTGATGCGCGAGGGTCGCATCGCCCAGGCCGGCCCACCCGAGGAGGTCTACCGCCGACCGGCCGACACCTTCGTGGCCACCTTCGTCGGCAGCCCGAAGATGAACCTGATCGACGGCGCGGTCACCGGCGGTGAATTGCGTACCGAATCCGGCGTGCGGATCACGGTGGGCGGCCCCGATGCGGGTGCGGTCACGATCGGGGTGCGTGCCGACGACCTGATCCTCACCCCGTCCCCGGACGGGGCCACGGTGGTCGAACTCGTCGAACTGCTCGGGCCGCGGGCCATCATCACGGTCCGCTCGGCCGATCAGCAGCTGACCAGCGTCGTCGAGGCGGCGGCACTGTCCGATGTCACCGTTGGCGCCACGGTCGAACTGTCGGCGCGTGATGTGCACCGGTTCGATGTACGCACCGGGGTGCGCCTCGTCGACCCGGTCTAG
- a CDS encoding carbohydrate ABC transporter permease — translation MSRPRPLEVLRLAVLTAAFVFVLFPIVWVALASFKTPQQMSEPFLFAFVPSLANWQAVVESGVFAAAGRSALVGVITVAISLVVGSMGAYVIAKYRAGGSLTRFGMLAAQVVPPAVMVFPFLTMAQALRMTDTLAPVIFAHLSFVLPLVTWFLIGFFEAVPASLEEQARVDGFTRWQAFRMVVLPQVYPGIGAAGIFGFTLSWNDLFYGLILAPGNAAILPVAIANFNTFRGVQIGTMSAAIMIAIIPVVIASFFIQRRLVQGISGGAVKY, via the coding sequence ATGAGCCGGCCCCGCCCCCTCGAGGTCCTGCGCCTCGCGGTGCTCACCGCGGCGTTCGTCTTCGTGCTGTTCCCCATCGTCTGGGTGGCGCTCGCGAGCTTCAAGACACCCCAACAGATGTCGGAACCGTTCCTGTTCGCCTTCGTTCCCAGCCTGGCGAACTGGCAGGCCGTGGTCGAGTCCGGGGTGTTCGCCGCCGCCGGTCGCAGCGCACTCGTCGGCGTCATCACGGTGGCGATCAGCCTGGTGGTCGGCAGCATGGGCGCCTATGTGATCGCCAAGTACCGGGCCGGCGGATCGCTGACCCGATTCGGCATGCTTGCCGCGCAGGTGGTTCCGCCGGCGGTGATGGTGTTCCCGTTCCTGACCATGGCGCAGGCGCTGCGGATGACCGACACCCTGGCACCGGTGATCTTCGCGCACCTGTCCTTCGTGCTGCCGCTGGTCACCTGGTTCCTGATCGGCTTCTTCGAGGCGGTGCCCGCCTCACTGGAGGAGCAGGCGAGGGTGGACGGATTCACCCGGTGGCAGGCGTTCCGGATGGTGGTGCTGCCGCAGGTGTACCCCGGTATCGGCGCCGCCGGCATCTTCGGGTTCACGCTGTCGTGGAACGACCTGTTCTATGGGCTGATCCTGGCCCCCGGAAACGCGGCGATCCTGCCGGTGGCCATCGCGAACTTCAACACCTTCCGCGGAGTGCAGATCGGCACCATGAGCGCGGCGATCATGATCGCGATCATCCCCGTCGTCATCGCCAGCTTCTTCATCCAGCGACGCCTGGTCCAGGGGATCAGCGGCGGCGCGGTCAAGTACTAG
- a CDS encoding sugar ABC transporter permease: MTFKYGMLTPLLALFAVAVGFPLCYAAYLSVTDYKLTDRTQPDFVGAANFTSALTNPAFWEAFATTAMYVVIAVSLELVLGFALALALHQQRWAKDLSRAIVLAPMFITPIAVGLIFRFLLNDQIGAVPALLHAVGADYDFFGAGKALLTLAFIDVWQWTPFMVLLILAGLESMPKQPMEAARVDGAGPVYRLRRVLIPMLAPVLTVAVLLRGLDALRVFEYIYATTRGGPGTDTQTLQYFMYLEGIQFFRLAQASAMAFIVLALVLVVIVAAFRAMERNRAGSTQKGALR; this comes from the coding sequence ATGACGTTCAAGTACGGCATGCTCACGCCGCTGCTCGCCCTGTTCGCCGTGGCCGTCGGATTCCCGCTCTGCTACGCGGCGTATCTGTCAGTGACCGACTACAAGCTGACCGATCGCACGCAACCGGATTTCGTGGGTGCGGCCAATTTCACCAGCGCGCTGACCAATCCGGCGTTCTGGGAGGCCTTCGCGACCACCGCCATGTATGTGGTGATCGCGGTGAGCCTCGAACTGGTTCTCGGCTTCGCGCTCGCCCTTGCCCTGCATCAGCAACGCTGGGCCAAGGACCTGTCCCGGGCGATCGTGCTCGCGCCCATGTTCATCACCCCGATTGCGGTCGGGCTGATCTTCCGCTTCCTGCTCAACGATCAGATCGGCGCAGTGCCGGCGCTGCTGCACGCGGTGGGCGCCGATTACGACTTCTTCGGCGCCGGAAAGGCCTTGCTGACGCTGGCCTTCATCGATGTCTGGCAGTGGACGCCGTTCATGGTGCTGCTGATCTTGGCCGGCCTGGAGTCCATGCCCAAACAACCCATGGAGGCCGCCCGCGTCGACGGCGCCGGCCCGGTGTACCGGTTGCGCCGGGTGCTCATCCCGATGCTGGCCCCGGTGCTCACCGTCGCGGTGCTGCTGCGCGGCCTGGATGCCCTTCGGGTCTTCGAGTACATCTACGCCACCACCCGAGGCGGCCCGGGCACCGACACCCAGACCCTGCAGTACTTCATGTATCTCGAAGGCATCCAGTTCTTCCGGCTCGCCCAGGCCAGCGCCATGGCCTTCATCGTGCTGGCGCTCGTACTGGTCGTGATCGTGGCGGCGTTCCGCGCCATGGAGCGCAACCGCGCCGGGTCGACGCAGAAGGGTGCCCTCCGATGA
- a CDS encoding ABC transporter substrate-binding protein: MKIPTLRWLPAIIAATSLTLAGCAGSGGSGEQSSSGLGEIPTDTNATVRVLMENVPDTDIVKGLVGQFNQKYPDIKVEIETMTFDQMRDRLVSSFQASQPAYDLIVVDNPWMDDFADAGFLQPLGDRIAATPDYQPEDFFDSLTAITDVEGTTYGVPFYNYALGYIYNTGDLTSAGQSVPTDLDALVSTSQRLKTADRAGIAMQPQRGYKIFEEWANWLFAAGGSIYGEDGKPSLDTPEAARALDAYIETYKTAAPANSLSWGFDEAFRSVSGGMAASMIGYNWNLPALNDPEGASAERAGQFALAPIPGGKSALGSWSWAIPANSGAADAAWAFASWVTSPEIDAQRVADGGAVIRESSLNNPQVLADGYGADYYKTVGEILADAAPLTQGKGGEEMIQAVGTELNDAAAGNKSVADALRDAQAAAERIQQ, from the coding sequence ATGAAAATCCCAACCTTGCGCTGGTTGCCCGCGATCATCGCCGCCACCAGCCTGACCCTCGCCGGCTGCGCAGGCAGCGGCGGATCCGGCGAGCAGAGCTCGTCGGGTCTCGGTGAGATTCCCACCGACACCAACGCCACGGTGCGGGTGTTGATGGAGAACGTCCCCGACACCGACATCGTCAAAGGCCTTGTCGGGCAGTTCAATCAGAAGTATCCCGATATCAAGGTCGAGATCGAGACGATGACCTTCGACCAGATGCGGGACCGCCTGGTGTCCTCGTTCCAGGCCTCGCAGCCCGCCTACGACCTCATCGTGGTGGACAACCCCTGGATGGACGATTTCGCCGACGCCGGCTTCCTGCAGCCGCTGGGCGACCGGATCGCGGCCACCCCGGACTACCAGCCGGAAGATTTCTTCGACTCGCTGACGGCGATCACCGACGTCGAGGGCACCACCTACGGCGTCCCGTTCTACAACTACGCGCTGGGCTACATCTACAACACCGGTGATCTGACATCGGCGGGGCAGAGTGTCCCCACCGATCTGGACGCGTTGGTGTCCACCTCGCAGCGGCTCAAGACCGCCGACCGCGCCGGCATCGCGATGCAGCCCCAGCGCGGCTACAAGATCTTCGAGGAATGGGCCAACTGGCTGTTCGCCGCAGGCGGATCGATCTACGGCGAGGACGGCAAGCCCTCGCTGGACACGCCGGAAGCCGCCCGCGCCCTGGACGCCTATATCGAGACCTATAAGACCGCGGCGCCGGCGAACAGCCTGTCCTGGGGTTTCGACGAGGCGTTCCGCTCCGTCTCCGGCGGTATGGCCGCCTCGATGATCGGCTACAACTGGAACCTGCCCGCGCTCAACGATCCCGAGGGCGCTTCGGCAGAACGTGCCGGACAGTTTGCGCTTGCCCCCATCCCCGGCGGCAAATCCGCTCTGGGGTCCTGGAGTTGGGCGATTCCCGCCAACTCCGGGGCCGCCGACGCCGCCTGGGCGTTCGCCTCGTGGGTGACCTCACCCGAGATCGACGCGCAGCGGGTCGCCGATGGTGGTGCCGTGATCCGGGAGAGCTCGCTGAACAACCCGCAGGTGCTCGCCGACGGGTACGGCGCCGACTACTACAAGACGGTCGGCGAGATCCTGGCCGACGCGGCCCCGCTCACCCAGGGCAAGGGCGGCGAAGAGATGATCCAGGCGGTCGGCACCGAGCTCAACGATGCCGCCGCAGGCAACAAGAGCGTCGCCGACGCACTGCGTGATGCGCAGGCAGCTGCGGAGCGGATCCAGCAGTGA
- a CDS encoding SDR family NAD(P)-dependent oxidoreductase: MTTPDTTASTQTAVVTGAGSGIGRAIAATLAERGWRVIVTDIDAEAAEQTRAVLSGTGHEAARLDVTDAAGSAQLADDVADRVGLHAWVSNAGISAMARFVDVSTDQLDRSLDINLKGVFLCGQAAARAMIRTGVRGTIVNTASMAAKQGRVPFLADYVASKFGVLGLTQAMAFELAPQGITVNSVCPGFVATPMQSRELEWEALLTGSTPDGVRKSWVDATPLGRLQTPDDVARAVAFLVSEDARFITGEALSVNGGAYMD, from the coding sequence ATGACCACCCCCGACACCACCGCCAGCACCCAGACCGCCGTCGTCACCGGCGCGGGTTCGGGCATCGGACGCGCCATCGCCGCCACCCTCGCCGAGCGGGGCTGGCGGGTCATCGTCACCGATATCGACGCCGAGGCCGCCGAGCAGACCCGTGCGGTGCTGAGCGGGACCGGGCACGAGGCCGCCCGACTCGATGTCACCGACGCCGCCGGATCAGCGCAACTCGCCGACGACGTGGCCGATCGGGTGGGACTGCACGCCTGGGTGAGCAACGCGGGGATTTCGGCGATGGCGCGCTTCGTCGACGTGTCCACCGACCAACTGGACCGCAGCCTCGACATCAACCTCAAGGGTGTCTTTCTGTGCGGCCAGGCCGCCGCGCGGGCAATGATCCGCACCGGAGTGCGCGGCACCATCGTCAACACCGCGTCCATGGCGGCCAAACAGGGCCGGGTGCCATTCCTGGCGGACTACGTGGCCTCCAAGTTCGGCGTCCTCGGGCTCACTCAGGCGATGGCCTTCGAGCTTGCCCCCCAGGGCATCACGGTCAACAGCGTGTGCCCCGGTTTCGTGGCCACTCCGATGCAGTCCCGCGAGCTGGAGTGGGAGGCGTTGCTCACCGGATCCACTCCCGACGGTGTGCGCAAGTCCTGGGTCGACGCCACTCCCCTGGGTCGCCTGCAGACCCCCGACGACGTCGCCCGTGCGGTGGCGTTCCTGGTCTCCGAAGATGCCCGGTTCATCACCGGAGAAGCACTGTCGGTCAACGGCGGTGCCTACATGGATTGA
- a CDS encoding FGGY-family carbohydrate kinase, which translates to MPEFTIGIDIGTTGTKTVLVDIGRARIVAQATHDAQLFSDAPGHAEADPTQWLRNVHAGIRDVLATSGVTPDRIGALSTTGMVPAVVPVDGTGAPVRRALLQNDARATAEITELQRALDDETVLRATGSAVTQQSVGPTALWLQRHEPETWSRTTHLVGSYDWVLMALGAPAHVELNWALEAGLGTITGERFEPMYAAAGLSAELVPGALAPGAQAGALSVAAAEATGLTAGLPLIVGGADHVLSAYAAGINAEGDWLVKLGGAGDILVAADQPVIDARLYLDAHPVPGRWLPNGCMATSGSLIRWFQTLSGGIDLVDLDDEADTRNPGEILCLPYFLGEKSPLHDPDLRGAFVGLDLAHNRADMYRSVLEAIAYGFRHHTEVFASMGVPLHRALVTNGGSRSVLWKQILADVLGTPLSPIVGHPGASLGAAVIAAVGTGLLDGWDNTAMFQTVGEPVVPNPQNVDRYAEAYAQWRELGDVLTPISHRIARKARP; encoded by the coding sequence ATGCCGGAGTTCACCATCGGCATTGATATCGGCACCACCGGTACCAAGACCGTGCTCGTCGATATCGGCCGAGCCCGCATCGTCGCCCAGGCCACCCACGACGCTCAGCTGTTCTCCGATGCCCCCGGCCACGCCGAGGCCGATCCGACCCAATGGCTGCGCAACGTGCACGCCGGCATCCGCGACGTGCTGGCCACCTCCGGCGTCACCCCCGACCGGATCGGCGCACTGTCCACCACCGGTATGGTCCCGGCCGTCGTGCCGGTGGACGGTACCGGCGCCCCGGTCCGGCGCGCCCTGCTCCAGAACGACGCCCGCGCGACCGCCGAGATCACCGAACTCCAGCGCGCGCTCGACGACGAGACCGTGCTGCGCGCAACCGGTTCCGCGGTGACCCAACAATCGGTGGGCCCGACCGCGTTGTGGCTGCAACGCCACGAACCCGAGACCTGGAGCCGCACGACACACCTGGTCGGCTCCTACGACTGGGTGCTGATGGCCCTCGGCGCGCCCGCGCATGTGGAGCTGAACTGGGCACTGGAAGCCGGGCTCGGCACGATCACCGGTGAACGCTTCGAGCCGATGTACGCCGCGGCAGGCCTGTCCGCGGAACTGGTGCCCGGCGCACTCGCCCCCGGCGCCCAAGCCGGCGCGCTCAGCGTCGCGGCCGCCGAGGCCACCGGACTGACCGCCGGCCTGCCGCTGATCGTCGGCGGGGCCGACCATGTGCTCTCGGCCTACGCCGCAGGCATCAACGCCGAGGGTGACTGGTTGGTGAAACTCGGTGGCGCCGGGGACATCCTGGTCGCCGCCGATCAGCCGGTCATCGATGCCCGGCTCTATCTCGACGCGCACCCCGTGCCCGGACGGTGGCTGCCCAACGGCTGCATGGCCACCAGCGGCAGCCTGATCCGCTGGTTCCAGACCCTGTCCGGCGGTATCGACCTGGTGGACCTCGACGATGAGGCCGACACCCGCAACCCGGGCGAAATCCTCTGTCTGCCCTACTTTCTCGGCGAGAAGAGCCCCCTGCACGACCCCGATCTACGCGGCGCCTTCGTCGGACTCGACCTCGCCCACAACCGCGCGGACATGTACCGGTCCGTGCTGGAAGCGATCGCCTACGGTTTCCGGCACCACACCGAGGTGTTCGCCTCGATGGGTGTGCCATTGCACCGGGCGCTGGTCACCAACGGAGGCAGCCGGTCGGTGCTGTGGAAGCAGATCCTCGCCGATGTGCTGGGCACCCCGCTGTCCCCGATCGTCGGTCACCCGGGCGCCTCACTGGGTGCCGCGGTGATCGCCGCGGTCGGCACCGGGCTGCTCGACGGCTGGGACAACACCGCGATGTTCCAGACCGTCGGCGAACCTGTCGTGCCCAACCCGCAGAACGTCGACCGCTACGCCGAGGCCTACGCCCAGTGGCGCGAACTCGGCGACGTGCTGACCCCCATCTCCCACCGCATCGCCCGAAAGGCACGGCCATGA
- a CDS encoding BtpA/SgcQ family protein, translating to MTSWLDDVFAVQKPVIAMLHLAALPGDPGFDSAAGVRAVVDRAKEELAALQEGGVDGVMVSNEFSLPYLTKTEPITAITMARVIGELLPDFTVPYGVNVLWDGRASIDLAVATGAQWVREIFTGVYASDFGLWDTNVGEVARHRHRVGGAGVKLLFNIVPESAVYLADRDLASVTATTVFATKPDAICVSGLTAGASTDAQALRVVKDNAGAVPVFVNTGVRAHNAAEQLSIADGAVVGTYFKQDGVFENRAVASRAAELMDAVKEFRTTL from the coding sequence ATGACCAGTTGGCTCGATGATGTATTTGCCGTGCAGAAGCCCGTGATCGCGATGCTGCATCTGGCGGCACTTCCGGGCGATCCCGGCTTCGACTCGGCCGCGGGCGTCCGGGCGGTCGTGGACCGCGCCAAGGAGGAATTGGCCGCGCTGCAGGAAGGCGGTGTCGACGGCGTCATGGTCTCCAACGAGTTCAGCCTGCCGTACCTGACCAAGACCGAGCCGATCACCGCCATCACCATGGCCCGGGTGATCGGTGAGTTGCTGCCCGATTTCACCGTGCCCTACGGCGTGAACGTGCTGTGGGATGGTCGCGCCTCGATCGACCTGGCGGTGGCCACCGGTGCCCAGTGGGTGCGCGAGATCTTCACCGGCGTCTACGCCAGCGATTTCGGCCTGTGGGACACCAACGTCGGCGAGGTCGCGCGGCACCGGCACCGCGTCGGGGGTGCCGGGGTGAAGCTGCTGTTCAACATCGTCCCGGAGTCGGCGGTCTATCTGGCCGACCGTGATCTGGCCTCGGTCACCGCCACCACGGTCTTCGCGACGAAACCCGATGCCATCTGCGTGTCCGGTCTGACCGCGGGGGCATCCACCGACGCCCAGGCGCTGCGGGTGGTCAAGGACAATGCCGGCGCGGTGCCGGTGTTCGTGAACACCGGTGTGCGCGCACACAATGCGGCCGAACAGCTGTCCATCGCCGACGGAGCGGTCGTCGGCACCTATTTCAAGCAGGACGGGGTGTTCGAGAACCGTGCCGTGGCCTCCCGGGCCGCGGAACTGATGGACGCGGTGAAGGAATTCCGCACGACGTTATGA